Proteins encoded in a region of the Phocoena phocoena chromosome X, mPhoPho1.1, whole genome shotgun sequence genome:
- the LOC136142118 gene encoding profilin-1-like, protein MQCIGDISEEVWQDYITLFLQTVMCCDAVIITNSPPWLLASYPEVNLFQLTQEEMQILLVREEREKLFLQGITLTGTKCLLIRDNLYTEGNNTMDLHTKGQSRGNQVVTVVQIESVYLVVIGHKGTGGGSLNFKVFRMVGYIREAIHQHLAHF, encoded by the coding sequence ATGCAGTGCATAGGGGATATCAGTGAAGAAGTCTGGCAAGACTACATCACCCTCTTCCTACAGACTGTAATGTGCTGTGATGCAGTGATAATCACCAATTCCCCACCCTGGTTGTTAGCTTCTTATCCTGAAGTCAACTTGTTCCAATTGACCCAGGAAGAAATGCAGATCTTGctggtgagagaggagagagagaagttgtTTCTTCAGGGAATCACCCTTACAGGGACCAAATGCTTGTTGATCCGGGACAACCTGTACACTGAGGGCAACAACACCATGGACCTCCACACCAAAGGCCAGAGTCGGGGCAACCAGGTAGTGACAGTAGTTCAGATCGAGTCTGTATACCTTGTGGTGATAGGACACAAAGGAACAGGAGGAGGGTCTCTCAACTTCAAGGTTTTCAGGATGGTGGGTTACATCAGAGAGGCCATTCATCAACACCTGGCCCATTTCTAA